Sequence from the Qingrenia yutianensis genome:
ACCAGTCGGTATCGTTTTCCCATAACGGCGCATTGTCAAGATAGAATTTATTCAAATCCTTAACGTAATTCTGCATTTTTTTATGCAAATCGTAATCGAGAATGAACCAGTCAAGTTCTTTCGCGAAATCCCATTCTATAAACTGCGCAAATTCGTCGCCCATAAACATCAGCTTTTTGCCGGGGTGCGCAATCATATATGCGTAAAACGCCCTCAAATTGCTGAATTTATCCTCATACTCACCCGGCATTTTGTTTATCATCGAGCATTTTCCGTGCACAACCTCGTCGTGCGAAAGCGGAAGTATGAAATTCTCGGAAAACGCATAAGTAAGCGAAAAAGTGAGGTTATTATGGTTGTTTTTCCTAAAGAGCGGGTCGAGCGACATATAACGGAGCATATCGTTCATCCAGCCCATATTCCACTTGAAATTAAAGCCCAATCCGCCGTCGTAGCCGGGCTTTGTAACCATCGGAAACGCCGTGGATTCCTCTGCTATTGTAAGTACGCTTTTGTTCTTTTTAAACACCGCGGCGTTAAACTTTTTAAGAAATTCCACCGCCTCAAGATTGATGTTTTCGCCGTGGATATTCGGCTGCCAAGCGCCGCCGCGTCTGCCGTAGTCAAGGTAGAGCATAGACGCAACCGCGTCAACTCTTATGCCGTCGACGTGGAATTTATCCACCCAGAAAACCGCATTTGACATAAGGAACGACACAACCTCGCCCCTGCCGTAATCGAAAATACGCGTATTCCAGTCGGGGTGCTCGTTTTTAAGGTCGCTCTGATATTCGTAGCATCTTGTGCCGTCAAATTCGTACAAACCGTTTTCGTCTTTCGGGAAATGCGCGCCCACCCAGTCGAGAATTACGCCTATTCCCTCGGCGTGGCACTTGTCCACAAACGCCATAAAATCTTTAGGTGTGCCGTAGCGCGGAGTAACCGCATAATAGCCTGTAACCTGATAACCCCACGACGGGTCGAACGGATATTCCGAAACGGGCATAAGCTCAATGTGCGTGTAGCCCATTTTTTTAACGTACGGAACAAGCTCTTTTGAAAGCTCGTCAAAGGTTAAAAAACTGCCGTCCGCGTGACGTTTCCACGAGCCGAGATGAACCTCGTAAATGTTAACCGGCTCCTCCAGAATATTTTTTTTCGCCGCTTCTTTTCTGTAGGACTCGTCCTTCCAGTTATATCCCTCAAGGTCGTAAACCTTGCTTGCCGTACCGGGACGCACCTCGGTATGATAACCGTACGGGTCGCTTTTGTAAACCGTGTCGCCGTTCGGTTTTTCGATAAGGTATTTATAAGAATCGTACTGCTTTGCGCTGTCCGAAAAACCCTCCCAAATACCGTATCCTATTTTTTCCATTTTGACGGGGTTTTCTCCCCAGCCGGTGAACTCGCCGGCAATGCTCACGCTGTTTGCATTGGGCGCCCACACTCTGAAAACATAACCTTCTTTTTTGTTCTTTATCTCTTTGTGACAGCCTAAAAACTCATACGCAAAATCACAGTTGCCTGACGAGAAAAGTTTTAGATTATCACTTGTAATTTTGTCAGCCACCTCTTTAGTCCCCTTTCTTATTAAAATTTATGCGCAGTATATTACGTTATGCATTTCAAGCGTCAATTTAAAAGTATATCACATCGGGCGGTTATATTTTGACATATTTTGTAACATATCAAATTACCCCCGATTCTATAACACAATTATATAGCTTAAACCGCATTGTGTCAAGAATTTTGGCATATATTTACGTAAAATCCAAATATATATCAAAATATTTGTGCAACTTTTATACAAAACCGGCATTTTTGGCAATATACGGGGATATATCGCATAAATTTATTACTAAAATTGTAAAAACTTTTTATAGGAAGTGTAAAGCCGTGAAAAAATATAAATTACTGCTTTTTTCAAACGAGTTGTCCCTTGCCGAAAATGCGGAAAATTTTTTGTGCAGAGGCAAAGACGAAGTTAAAAAAGGTGAAATATCATACTTTTGCGAATTTCATTCGTTTTTCCCGTCGGCAAAGGACACGGCAAGCTTTTTTGCGTCACAAAACGGCGGTGAAACGCTGTACGTCTGCCCGATTGTGCGCAGTGAAAATTTTTATGACGACATTTTGTGCGCGCTTAAAATTCTGCCGTTTTGCGAAAACGCGTTTGTTTTTCTTTCGGGAAACGAAAAAAATCTTTGCAAAAACGCGCCCGAAATCCTTTCGCAGACGCTTTTTACAAGCGTTTTGCACACCGATTTCAAGCACCGCGGAAGAAAAATAAAATCGCGGATATTTTCGCTTTTGGACGAAGAAAACAAAAGCGGTTTTCAAAATTTTTATTTAAACAGCATTTTGGGATTTTCAAAGGGCACGGGGCGCGCGCTGTACGAAAAAAATCCGTGTCTTATGCCTCTCGCGCCGTATCTTATCGCGTCGGATAAGGCGAATATCGAGATTTTGAGCAGTGCGGCGGGAGTTGACCTGTTGGACAATATCAAAATTTTAAAAGAATTGTGCGTTGCGCTGGAATTGTTAAAGTCGGGCGGTTCGGAAAAAAGATACGTTTTGTCGGAGGTTGACGCAAAAACCGAGGCGTTCGCGCGCAGAATTTGCGAAAACGTTTTGGAATGATGCAGGAATTTTGCGATATATTGACTTTATCTTCAATTTGTGTTATAATTCGGTGTTAAAATAAATTGGAGGACAAAAACAATGCCGCAAACCTTAACGGCGGAAAAAACCGCCGCGGAAAATAAAAATACAACGGCTGAAATATTAGTAAAAACCGGCAGAAAAAAGGCGGATTTTGAAAAGATTTACTTCTTTTTAAGCCCGTTTATCACCGTGTTAATTCTTCATATTCTTCAGCTTCCGTATCACCACATCACTAAGGAAACCTTTGTGTTTTTCACCGCAAAGGTGCTTTTGTCGTGCGTATTTTTCGGCTCGGCGCTGTTCTTTTTCGCCTCGCTTTTTTCAAACAGACTTATAGGTTTTTACGTTTCAAATTTTGTTTTCGTGTTCCTCGCCGCCGCGTCGTCGGTTATGATGAGCATAACAAACTCGCCCCTTTTGCCGATTGACTTTGTTATGGCGTCGCAGCTCGGCAAAATTTCGGGATTTGTAAAACTCCCGATAAAACCGTATCTGTCGCTCGGAATTACCCTTTTTGCACTGCACGCAATCATTTACACGAGCGCGTTTTTGTATCTTCGCAGAAAGAAAAAATTTAATATAAAAAGATACTTCCGCAGCCTTGTTCTCGCATCGGTATTTTTCAGCGCAATGTTTCATCTTGTGTGCTATGACAAATATTTCAAATACACAATTCTCCCCAAAATCGACTGCAAAATTTCGGGGTTCGACTCGGCAAACAACTATTTTTCAAACGGATTTATTCTGACGTTTTTCCCGAGAATAGGGGAACTTACGGTGGAAAAACCCGACGGATATTCAAAAGAAACGCTCGCAAATCTTGCCGATACCTACGCGGTTATGGACGTAAACGCGGCGAAGGACAAAACGAAGGTCAACGTCATTGCCATACAGTGCGAAAGCTGGTGGGACCCGACAAAACTTGAAAACGTCACAATGAGCGAGGACCCGATGAAAAATATCCGCGCACTGGGCGAAAAATACTATTTCGGCGATATGGTGTCGCCGTCGTTCGGGTGCAACACCTGTATTCCCGAATTTGAATATTTGACGTTTTTATCGACAAATCTTTTGCCCGAGGGCGGTTATCCCTACAGTCAGTACGTGCGAAAACCCATATATTCGCTCGCGCGCATTTTTAAGGACAACGGCTACAACGCGCTTGCAATCCACACTTACGACAAAAATTTCTACAACCGAAGCAAGGCTTATCCGCTTATGGGATTTGACCGTCTTTTGGGTTACACCGACCTTGAAAATCCCGTTAAAAAGGGAACGTACATTTCGGATATGTACTTATCCGAGCAGATTATAGAAAAATACGAGCAGAGCATTGACAAACCGCTGTTTTTGTATGCGGTGAGTATGCAGAACCACGGAAATTATCTCGTTCCGCGCTACGGAAGCTACGACGTCGAGGTGAACAGCGACGCGCTTTCCGCCGAGGATTTGTCGGGACTGCGCGAGGCGGTGCAGGGAATTTACGACATTGACAAAGCGTTTATGCACCTTGTCGATTATTTTAAAAAGCAAAAAGAGCCTGTGCTTATCGTTATGTACGGCGACCATCTGCCGTTTTTGGGAATTAACAGCTCAACCTTTAAGTCGCTCGGATTTATGAAAGGCGACAGCACCGAGCAAAACCCGAATATGTACGAAACACCGTACATTGTGTGGGCAAATTTCGACATCTCACAGTTTGACCTGAAAAAACGCGTCGGTCCGCAGTATCTCGGCGTGAACACCGTGAAAATGGCAAATTTAAAAAATGTGCCGTGGCATTTTTCGTTTTTTGACGAATTTTACACCAAGCACACGGTTTATCAGCATACAAGCGTCTGCGACGAAAACGGCGACTATGCGCCGTACGAAAGCATTACGGACGAGGAAATCGCAAACTACAAAATACTTCAGTACAACTGCCTGTTCGGAAAGGAAAATTTCGTTTCGGACAAGTCTGAAAAATAAATTTATCGGGTGTTTTTATGAAAAAACTTACAAATACTTTCGTTTATATTTTCGCGGCGTTTCTCGCGGTTATTTTGGTGATGAACGTCATAAACCTGTGGTCGGGCGCGTCGGTCACCGGCGTTTCCGACGTTATCATCGGCATTTTGTATTCACTTTTGATGCTCGCGCTCGCACTCTGCATCAAAAACGCGAAAAACATAGGCGGAAAAAGCAAAATTTTTATACTTCTTGCGATAATTTTCGCCGGCACGGCGGTGCGGATTTGGTACGTCACGTTTGCAAAAACGGTGCCGATAAGCGACTACGAAACAATGTTTAACGGTGCAAAATCCGTCGCGTCGGGCGACTATTCGTGTTTTGACAAATTTACATATTTTCACCGTTTTGTGCATATGACAACATTCACGTTCGTGTGCGGTATTCTGTTTAAAATTTTCGGCGTGTCGGTGCTTAACATTCAGCTTGCGAGCGCGGTTTTGTCGGGGGTTTGCATTTTTATAATTTACCTTATCGGCAAAAAAATCAGCGGTGAAAAACTCGGACTTATCGCAGCGCTGTTTTATTCGGGATTTATCCCGTCAATCGCCTACTGCGCGGTGTTTACGAGCGAAAATTTTGCAATGCCGTTTCTTTTGCTGTCGCTCCTTTTTGTGATTTCGGCATACAAAAGCGCGCACATAGGCAAAAGCGCGGTGAATATGCTCATTTCGGGCGCACTTCTCGCGGTCGGCTGTCTTTTCCGCGGTGTCGCGCCCTTCTACCTTTCGGCTTACATCATAGGCGCACTCACGGTTTTTGCAAAAAAGACAAAAATAATCTCCTGCGCGTCGCTCGCGCTTGCGTTTTTTATCGTTTTCGGAAGCGTAAGCAGTATTTACTACAAAACGGGAATTACAAAATACCGCCTCACAAACGGCGGTGTGCCGTTCACCGTTTATATGCTTGTCGGATTTAATTTTGAAACGGGCGGAATGTTTTCGGCGGACGACCAGAACATTTATTTTGAAGTCAACAAAGACAAAGACAAAATGGCGGAGGTTGTGAAAGAGCGCCTTATAAAGCGAATTTCGGACAACAAAGAAAAGATTGTTCCGCTTTTGTTTAAAAAGACGAACACCATTTTCGGTTACGGTGAGTTTAACTCGGTTTACTGGTCGTACGGCAACAACGGAACAGAGGGCGCAAAGCCGTATTTATACACGCTTTACCGCACCGCGTCGGTATATTACATAATGCTCATTCTGCTGTGCCTTTACTACGCGGTTTTCACCAAATACAAAAGCCTTTTGTGCCTTTTATGCCTTATGATTTTGGGATTTGAGGGCGGACTTATGCTTATGGAGGTGCAGTCGCGCTACACATATTCGGTTGCATACGTTTTTGTGATAATCGGCGCAATGTCGGTTTATTACTTGGGCGAGAGGTCAAAAAACAGGAGATGAAACTATGAAAGAATACATAAAGCTTGCGCGGTTTAAGCACTGCATTAAAAATGTTTTTATACTTTTGCCTCTGTTTTTCGGGCACAAGCTTTTTGACGCCGGCGCGGTTTTAAAATGCGCGCTCGGATTTTTGGCATTCACGCTTTTGTCGAGCGTTATTTACATCATCAACGATATAAACGATAAAGAAAGCGACCGAAAGCACCCGAAAAAACGTCTGCGTCCCATTGCGTCGGGCAAAATCAGCGTAAAGAGCGGAATTATTTACGCGTGCGTTTTGGGAGTTTTTGCGGTAATCTGCGCGTGCTTTGCGTGCGCTCAAAAGCCCGTTTCGGCGGTGTTTTTGGTGATTTACTTCGCGCTCAACTGCCTTTACAGCTTCGGACTTAAAAACTATCCCATTGTGGACGTCGCGATTTTGGCGTCGGGATTTTTACTGCGCGTTTTGTTCGGCGCGTCGGTGGTGGAAATCGAGGTTTCAAGCTGGCTTTATTTAACGGTTTTGTCGCTTTCATTCTACCTCGGACTCGGAAAAAGGCGCAACGAATTAAAACGTCAGTCCGACACGTCGCGCAAGGTTTTGAAATATTACAGCTACGAATTTTTGGACAAGATGATGTATATGTTTATGGCGATTGCACTGGTGTTTTATTCGCTCTGGTGCGCCGACCCCCTCACGGTGTCGGAAATTTCGCCCAACCGCCTTGTGTGGACGGTTCCCGTGATAATTTTGATTTTAATGCGGTACGGATACATTGTTGAGGGCGACTCGGACGGCGACCCGGCAGAGGTCGTTCTGCACGACAAACCCCTTATTTTGTTAAGTTTGTTTTATGCCGTTCTGATGACGCTGTTGGTGTATATAAAAGGATAAAACCGCATAGTATAAGGAGAAAAATATGAACGCATACGATTTTGACGAAACCATATACGACGGCGACAGCACGCGTGATTTTTATTTTTACTGCGTCAAAAAATTCCCGTCGGTTTTAAAATTTCTGCCGTATCAGGCTTTTTATTTCGCGCTTTTCGTGTTTGGACTTATCACCAAAACGCAGTTTAAAGAGAAATTTTACATATTTTTCACCGCGGTGAAAGACATTGACGGCGCGGCTGCGGATTTTTGGAAATCGCACAAATCGGGCATTAAAAAGTTTTATCTCGAAGCAAAAAAAGATGACGACGTGATAATTTCCGCGTCGCCGTATTTTCTGCTTGCACCGATTTGCAAAAACTTGGGAATTAAACATCTTATCGCGTCCGACGCCGACAAACTGACCGGAAAATACAACGGCGAAAACTGCTGGGGTGAGGAAAAGGTTAAACGTCTTAAGGCATATGACGAAACATTTGAAATTGAAAATTTTTATTCCGACTCTCTTTCGGACACTCCGCTTGCGCGTCTTTCAAAAAAGGCTTATATCGTTGAGGGCGAAAAGCTCACCGACTGGAACGAATACGAAAAGACGCACAAAAAAAGTTTTTTGAAAACATTCTTAACCCCCGAGTTTATGGCATTTCTCATTATCGGGTGCATAAACGTTTCGACGGGAGTGGGATTTTCGTCGCTGTTTTCAATCTTTCTTCCGGCGAATTTTGCATTTGTTTTCGGGTACGCGGTGTCGCTCACAATTTCGTATTTTTTAAACACATTTTTGGCGTTTAAAGAAAAAATATCGTTTGCAAAATACATAAAATTCTGCATTTCGTATCTGCCGAATTTCATAATTCAAAACATTTTTGTGGTCGTTTTATACAATCACCTCGGCATAAACAAATACCTTGTATTTTTGCTCGCCGCGCTTATCGGCGTGCCGGTAACGTTTTTGTTTCTGAGGTTTTTCGCGTTTGCAAAAAAAGACAAAAAATAAAATTTCACCTTGTTTTCGCGCATTTTTCACAATGTTAAGGTAAAATATGGATTGATAAATTTTTTGGAGGTTAAAAGTGGAAAAAGGTTTAAGCAAGTTTTTGATTGATGAATCGCCCCTGCCTCTCGACGAGGGCAAAATTTTTGATAAATTACAGGATTTTCAGGAATTTATGATGATGTATAATTGCGCGATTAAGGAGGTCCGCACGAAATTTGAGGTGCTCAACGACGACCTTGCGACCGCGCACAACCGAAATCCTATTGAGATGATAAAGTCGCGCATCAAAAAGCCGGAAAGCATTTTTAAAAAGCTTTTGCGCAAAAATTACGAGGTTTCTATGGCGTCAATTCTCGAAAACATCAACGACGTTGCCGGTATCCGCGTAATCTGCTCGTTTGTCGACGACATTTACGAGGTTGCGAAGATGTTCATTTCGCAGGACGACGTGACGCTCCTTTCGGTGAAGGACTACATAAAAACGCCGAAAGAAAACGGCTACCGAAGTTTTCACATTATCGTTTCGATACCCGTTTTTTTCGCGAACAGAAAGGAAAATATCAAGGTTGAGGTTCAGTTCCGCACCATTGCAATGGATTTTTGGGCGAGCCTCGAGCACACTATGAAATACAAAAAGGACATTGACGATGCAGACTCCATTATGCGCGAGCTTAAAGAGTGCGCCGACGTTATCGCGTCCACCGACATACGTATGCAGGAAATCAACAAAAAACTGCATTACGCCAAGCCGTCGGAATAAAATTTTCCGTTTTTAAGACAAAATAAATCCCCGAATTTTATAAAAAATCGGGGATTTTTGTTATTCTTCTTTTTCGCAGTACAGTTTTTTTCTCTCGCTCATACTCACAAATTCCTTGCCGTTTTTGCAAACGCTCTTGTATGCCGGGCGCAGAATTCGTCCGCCCGAAATAAGCTCTTCAAGCCTGTGCGAACACCAGCCTGCCATACGCGCAATGGCAAAAAGCGGAGTGTAAAGCTCGTTGGGAATGTCAAGCATACTGTAAACAAATCCCGAATAAAAATCGACATTTGCGCTGATGACTTTTTTGTCGCCCTTAAACTCGGCAAACGCTTTGGGTGCGAGCCTTTCGACCGTTTCGTAAAGCTCGAATTTTTCGCCGAAACCGTTTTTGTTTGCAAGATATTCCGCCTGTGCACGCAGAATTTCGGTTCGGGGGTCGGACTTGGTGTAAACCGCGTGGCCCATTCCGTACACAAGACCCGACCTGTCGCCTGCCTTGCGCTTGATGATTTTGCCGAGATACGAATAAATTTCACCCTCGTCGTGAAGATTTTCGACGTGTTTTTCAATATCGTTCATCATTTTTACAACCTGGAGGTTTGCGCCGCCGTGTTTCGGGCCTTTGAGCGCGTTTATCGCACCCGAAATCGCGGAATATGTATCGGTTCCCGACGACGTGAGCACACGGCAGGTGAACGCGGAGTTGTTTCCGCCGCCGTGCTCCGCGTGGAGAAGCAGTGCAAGATCCAAAATGCGCGCCTCTTCGGGAGTGAATTTTGAATTTTCCCTAATCATATGCAAAATATTTTCCGCAATCGAATATTCTTTCTGGGGCTGATGAAGAATAAGGCTTTTTCTGTCGAAATAGTGCGCCTTTGCCCAGTAGCCGTATGCCGCAAGGGTGGGCATTTTCGCAATAAGGCTGATTGACTGGCGGATAACGTTTTTGGGTGTGGTGCTGTCAGCGTTGCGGTCGTAGGAATAAAGCGTAAGCACCGAACGCGAAAGCTTGTTCATAATGTCTTTGCTGGGCGCTTTCAAAATCATATCCTCGGTGAAACTTTCGGGGAGCGCGCGGTTTTGCCTGAGCGCCTCCAAAAATGCGGAAAATTGCGTGTCGTTCGGCAAAAATCCGCAAAGGAGCAGATAACAGGCTTCTTCAAATGCAAATCTGCCGTCCCATCCGCAGTGTTCTGCAAGGTCGGCAATGTCGTATCCGCGGTATGAAAGCGAACCGTAGTCCGCGGTTTTTTCGCCCTCGTAAACGACGTATCCGTGCACCTCACTGATGCCGGTGAGTCCCGCAAGAACGCCCGAACCGTCGAGGTTTCGCAGTCCGCGTTTTACGT
This genomic interval carries:
- a CDS encoding LTA synthase family protein; translated protein: MPQTLTAEKTAAENKNTTAEILVKTGRKKADFEKIYFFLSPFITVLILHILQLPYHHITKETFVFFTAKVLLSCVFFGSALFFFASLFSNRLIGFYVSNFVFVFLAAASSVMMSITNSPLLPIDFVMASQLGKISGFVKLPIKPYLSLGITLFALHAIIYTSAFLYLRRKKKFNIKRYFRSLVLASVFFSAMFHLVCYDKYFKYTILPKIDCKISGFDSANNYFSNGFILTFFPRIGELTVEKPDGYSKETLANLADTYAVMDVNAAKDKTKVNVIAIQCESWWDPTKLENVTMSEDPMKNIRALGEKYYFGDMVSPSFGCNTCIPEFEYLTFLSTNLLPEGGYPYSQYVRKPIYSLARIFKDNGYNALAIHTYDKNFYNRSKAYPLMGFDRLLGYTDLENPVKKGTYISDMYLSEQIIEKYEQSIDKPLFLYAVSMQNHGNYLVPRYGSYDVEVNSDALSAEDLSGLREAVQGIYDIDKAFMHLVDYFKKQKEPVLIVMYGDHLPFLGINSSTFKSLGFMKGDSTEQNPNMYETPYIVWANFDISQFDLKKRVGPQYLGVNTVKMANLKNVPWHFSFFDEFYTKHTVYQHTSVCDENGDYAPYESITDEEIANYKILQYNCLFGKENFVSDKSEK
- a CDS encoding GTP pyrophosphokinase, producing the protein MEKGLSKFLIDESPLPLDEGKIFDKLQDFQEFMMMYNCAIKEVRTKFEVLNDDLATAHNRNPIEMIKSRIKKPESIFKKLLRKNYEVSMASILENINDVAGIRVICSFVDDIYEVAKMFISQDDVTLLSVKDYIKTPKENGYRSFHIIVSIPVFFANRKENIKVEVQFRTIAMDFWASLEHTMKYKKDIDDADSIMRELKECADVIASTDIRMQEINKKLHYAKPSE
- a CDS encoding ArnT family glycosyltransferase, with product MKKLTNTFVYIFAAFLAVILVMNVINLWSGASVTGVSDVIIGILYSLLMLALALCIKNAKNIGGKSKIFILLAIIFAGTAVRIWYVTFAKTVPISDYETMFNGAKSVASGDYSCFDKFTYFHRFVHMTTFTFVCGILFKIFGVSVLNIQLASAVLSGVCIFIIYLIGKKISGEKLGLIAALFYSGFIPSIAYCAVFTSENFAMPFLLLSLLFVISAYKSAHIGKSAVNMLISGALLAVGCLFRGVAPFYLSAYIIGALTVFAKKTKIISCASLALAFFIVFGSVSSIYYKTGITKYRLTNGGVPFTVYMLVGFNFETGGMFSADDQNIYFEVNKDKDKMAEVVKERLIKRISDNKEKIVPLLFKKTNTIFGYGEFNSVYWSYGNNGTEGAKPYLYTLYRTASVYYIMLILLCLYYAVFTKYKSLLCLLCLMILGFEGGLMLMEVQSRYTYSVAYVFVIIGAMSVYYLGERSKNRR
- a CDS encoding decaprenyl-phosphate phosphoribosyltransferase, whose product is MKEYIKLARFKHCIKNVFILLPLFFGHKLFDAGAVLKCALGFLAFTLLSSVIYIINDINDKESDRKHPKKRLRPIASGKISVKSGIIYACVLGVFAVICACFACAQKPVSAVFLVIYFALNCLYSFGLKNYPIVDVAILASGFLLRVLFGASVVEIEVSSWLYLTVLSLSFYLGLGKRRNELKRQSDTSRKVLKYYSYEFLDKMMYMFMAIALVFYSLWCADPLTVSEISPNRLVWTVPVIILILMRYGYIVEGDSDGDPAEVVLHDKPLILLSLFYAVLMTLLVYIKG
- the glgB gene encoding 1,4-alpha-glucan branching protein GlgB, with the protein product MADKITSDNLKLFSSGNCDFAYEFLGCHKEIKNKKEGYVFRVWAPNANSVSIAGEFTGWGENPVKMEKIGYGIWEGFSDSAKQYDSYKYLIEKPNGDTVYKSDPYGYHTEVRPGTASKVYDLEGYNWKDESYRKEAAKKNILEEPVNIYEVHLGSWKRHADGSFLTFDELSKELVPYVKKMGYTHIELMPVSEYPFDPSWGYQVTGYYAVTPRYGTPKDFMAFVDKCHAEGIGVILDWVGAHFPKDENGLYEFDGTRCYEYQSDLKNEHPDWNTRIFDYGRGEVVSFLMSNAVFWVDKFHVDGIRVDAVASMLYLDYGRRGGAWQPNIHGENINLEAVEFLKKFNAAVFKKNKSVLTIAEESTAFPMVTKPGYDGGLGFNFKWNMGWMNDMLRYMSLDPLFRKNNHNNLTFSLTYAFSENFILPLSHDEVVHGKCSMINKMPGEYEDKFSNLRAFYAYMIAHPGKKLMFMGDEFAQFIEWDFAKELDWFILDYDLHKKMQNYVKDLNKFYLDNAPLWENDTDWSGFSWIACDDYEKSIVSFRRIDKNGNELVVVCNFCPVERTNYRIGVPYEGKYTQVFSSDARKYGGETARLKSYKSESEPMHGFENSVVLTIAPMSVTFYKIEKKVHKPKKEKTVKEKVIKEKASKKSEIKAETVKSVKKAKAEIKAEVKKEEKNEVKAEVKTAKTAEKAVKEVKTEVKAEIKPEPKTETEVKAEAKKTVKAKKTKKKK
- a CDS encoding citrate/2-methylcitrate synthase — encoded protein: MTDNKNIGEIIGFSPEVYKISPDLYKNYDVKRGLRNLDGSGVLAGLTGISEVHGYVVYEGEKTADYGSLSYRGYDIADLAEHCGWDGRFAFEEACYLLLCGFLPNDTQFSAFLEALRQNRALPESFTEDMILKAPSKDIMNKLSRSVLTLYSYDRNADSTTPKNVIRQSISLIAKMPTLAAYGYWAKAHYFDRKSLILHQPQKEYSIAENILHMIRENSKFTPEEARILDLALLLHAEHGGGNNSAFTCRVLTSSGTDTYSAISGAINALKGPKHGGANLQVVKMMNDIEKHVENLHDEGEIYSYLGKIIKRKAGDRSGLVYGMGHAVYTKSDPRTEILRAQAEYLANKNGFGEKFELYETVERLAPKAFAEFKGDKKVISANVDFYSGFVYSMLDIPNELYTPLFAIARMAGWCSHRLEELISGGRILRPAYKSVCKNGKEFVSMSERKKLYCEKEE
- a CDS encoding haloacid dehalogenase-like hydrolase, with translation MNAYDFDETIYDGDSTRDFYFYCVKKFPSVLKFLPYQAFYFALFVFGLITKTQFKEKFYIFFTAVKDIDGAAADFWKSHKSGIKKFYLEAKKDDDVIISASPYFLLAPICKNLGIKHLIASDADKLTGKYNGENCWGEEKVKRLKAYDETFEIENFYSDSLSDTPLARLSKKAYIVEGEKLTDWNEYEKTHKKSFLKTFLTPEFMAFLIIGCINVSTGVGFSSLFSIFLPANFAFVFGYAVSLTISYFLNTFLAFKEKISFAKYIKFCISYLPNFIIQNIFVVVLYNHLGINKYLVFLLAALIGVPVTFLFLRFFAFAKKDKK